ctacaatttaccccaatcagctaAAATACACCCTTGTCTTACCCCTTTGTATGTGTTGATCCTGCTTGTCATAGCTCTATAAATGATATAAAACATCTTGTATGAAGGTCCCTTTAGATCCAAGCCATTGGTTGATGGATGTAAAATTAACTAGAAGAGGCCCAAAACTGGAGTTTTCAGCAATATTTTGGGTTTagtgtaggttttttaaaaattaatttatacTAGCCAACAGGAGCTCTGAACATTGATTTGCCTATACAGTGAAAATAGCTTTCCAATTTGTCTTTCATTGAAaaacattgtgttttatttttgtagaaTGTGGAATGATTCAGACATCCTATATAATGAGACCTTGCTTTGTTAAATTGTTCATCTTTCTTTTATCATTTCTAATAATTCAAATAGATGAACCATGTGATATTTGTAATGCTGGTAATTTGATTTTGTGCATCAGAACATACATTATTTTCTCTTGAAATAATCTGCAATACGGGAAAGCAGAAATAAAAAGGTCACAATTTTCAGTATTTCACTAATGTAGCAACTAGTTTCTCATAAGGAATAGACTGCCACTAGAGTACTTGTATTTGTTTGTAACATCAACCCTCTCTTTTCCTTTGCCAGCTAGAACCAAGTATTTCATCCTTGTATGGCTGTCTTTTCTGCAAGTACTTGCTCGCAAGTTGGTAACAGGATAGAAATTATAGGACTGGCCAGGATGTTTTTGGAGTTGGGCTTGAGTATATACTAGTGGGGTGTTTCTTGCTGAATTCCTAAGTGCTGAGTAaatgtattaatatatattataatgacATTCATTATTTTGGAAATTGGTTTCTTCATTGGATTTCTTTTTCCTCTTAGGTCCACTTTGATCTTTTATTTTTGTGGATATTGGCCAAAAAGTCTGGAAAATATGGGTGTCAAAACATTTACCCACAATTCCCCTGCTCACAGTCAGGAGATGCTTGGAAAACTTAACATGTTACGGAACGACGGACATTTTTGCGACATTACTATCCGCGTCCAGGACAAAATCTTCAGAGCGCACAAGGTGGTGTTGGCAGCCTGCAGTGACTTTTTTCGTTCTAAGTTGGTTGGTCAAGCGGACGATGACAGCAAAAATGTCCTTGACCTACATCATGTGACGGTGACGGGATTCATGCCCCTTCTGGAATATGCGTACACAGCAACATTGTCTATTAACACCGAAAACATTATAGACGTCTTGGCTGCAGCTAGCTATATGCAAATGTTCAGTGTCGCTAGCACCTGTTCTGAGTTCATGAAGTCCAGCATTTTGTGGAATACTCCAAGCAGCCAACAAGAAAAGGTGTTAGATACGGGACAGGAGAATAGTGCAAATTGCAATTTCACCTCTCATGACGGCAGCCTTTCCCCTGTCTCTTCAGAATGCAGCGTGGTAGAAAGAGCCATTCCTGTTTGTCGAGAGTCACGGCGGAAACGCAAAAGCTACATTGTAATGTCGCCAGAAAGCCCCCTTAAATGTAGCACCCAGACAAACTCTCCACAGGTTCTGAACCCTTCAGCTTCATATGCAGAGCCTAGAAGTCACCCTGTAGACTCTTCCTTGGCTTTTCCTTGGACGTTTCCTTTTGGAATTGACCGACGACTTCAGTCAGAGAAAGTGAAACAAGTAGACAATTCTCGGACTCTGGAAGTGCCTGGTCCATCTGATGCGTCTCGGAGAATTGCTGATTATGTGGCTTGTGAAAGCACAAAAGCCAGCTCCCCTCTGGTGATTGAAGAGGATGTGCGGGTAAAAGTGGAACGGTTAAGTGATGAAGAAGTGCACGAGGAAGTATCGCAGCCTGTGAGTGCATCTCAAAGTTCACTGAGTGATCAACAAACAGTCCCGGGAAGTGAACAAGTCCAAGAGGATCTTTTGATCAGCCCACAGTCATCTTCTATAGGTAGAGTTCCTTATGTCTATGTGTATCAAAGTATTTTTTTATTGGAAAATATGTTCAAGGACTTTAGGTTCttgttatgtaaatatttctagtttttgactttaaaaaaaagataacaaAAAGTCATATAAACATTGTGTTTTCAACATGCTTCAGCCAAGTATGTTTTCATAGCAATGTTGGCATTGATCTGTTTTAAAAATCATTCTTACCACTTCAGTATTTTACTTCAAAATCTAGTCATATTTCCACAGAAATGAATGCTGCTTTTTGTGATATATTTCCTTCTCTTGTGGCTTACAAAATCCTGGATAATAGTGATAAACCAGATTAAGCTAAATACCAAGCACATCCGAACTGTCATTCCCATGAAGCCTTAGAAAGCATTGCTCTAAGAGGAAGGTTGTCATTTGTgactgccttgatccttttaggGAGGAAATAGCTGAGCCATGCTGCCATACTACTTTAGCTGCATCATTGCTTTAAGGAAGCAGGAACAGTGCTTCCACATATTTCTGTTGCTATTTTTACATCATGCTTTGAATAGCTCTTATGTTGACATTCTATATTGGTAGTAGCTCTGCTTGAAGTGAATTGCTTCACATAGCAGAATTTTCATAGACTTCTTTGAATAGAAGGCACACAAATGTGAATGTTACTCATTATCTTACTAGGCACATTATACCTAATCTTCCAGAAGTGCATGAGTTGGGTTTATACATTAGTACAAAAGTCAGAATTTGTTTTCTGGCAACCCCTTAGCAAGAAATGGGTCCACTAGAGTGATGTAATGTAACCCATGCCCTTTAACAAATGAAAGTGGGAGCTCAGgcaaaacatggccatatttaAGGGGAAACTGACACAGTCATGATGCACACAGCTGAAAGTTTTGTTGTAATCTAATAAAGTATAACTTGCTTTCCTTCAGAATTTTTTTGGCCTACTCCATTAGCCAACATGTTTGCAATATGCT
This portion of the Anolis sagrei isolate rAnoSag1 chromosome 7, rAnoSag1.mat, whole genome shotgun sequence genome encodes:
- the ZBTB44 gene encoding zinc finger and BTB domain-containing protein 44 isoform X3 encodes the protein MGVKTFTHNSPAHSQEMLGKLNMLRNDGHFCDITIRVQDKIFRAHKVVLAACSDFFRSKLVGQADDDSKNVLDLHHVTVTGFMPLLEYAYTATLSINTENIIDVLAAASYMQMFSVASTCSEFMKSSILWNTPSSQQEKVLDTGQENSANCNFTSHDGSLSPVSSECSVVERAIPVCRESRRKRKSYIVMSPESPLKCSTQTNSPQVLNPSASYAEPRSHPVDSSLAFPWTFPFGIDRRLQSEKVKQVDNSRTLEVPGPSDASRRIADYVACESTKASSPLVIEEDVRVKVERLSDEEVHEEVSQPVSASQSSLSDQQTVPGSEQVQEDLLISPQSSSIGSIDEGVTEGLPTLQSTSGGNVHADDDDRYGSQLENVQYPYQLYIAPSTSSTERPSPNGPDRPFQCPTCGVRFTRIQNLKQHMLIHSGIKPFQCDRCGKKFTRAYSLKMHRLKHEVIS
- the ZBTB44 gene encoding zinc finger and BTB domain-containing protein 44 isoform X2 encodes the protein MGVKTFTHNSPAHSQEMLGKLNMLRNDGHFCDITIRVQDKIFRAHKVVLAACSDFFRSKLVGQADDDSKNVLDLHHVTVTGFMPLLEYAYTATLSINTENIIDVLAAASYMQMFSVASTCSEFMKSSILWNTPSSQQEKVLDTGQENSANCNFTSHDGSLSPVSSECSVVERAIPVCRESRRKRKSYIVMSPESPLKCSTQTNSPQVLNPSASYAEPRSHPVDSSLAFPWTFPFGIDRRLQSEKVKQVDNSRTLEVPGPSDASRRIADYVACESTKASSPLVIEEDVRVKVERLSDEEVHEEVSQPVSASQSSLSDQQTVPGSEQVQEDLLISPQSSSIGSIDEGVTEGLPTLQSTSGGNVHADDDDRLENVQYPYQLYIAPSTSSTERPSPNGPDRPFQCPTCGVRFTRIQNLKQHMLIHSGIKPFQCDRCGKKFTRAYSLKMHRLKHEGKRCFRCQICSATFTSFGEYKHHMRVSRHIIRKPRIYECKTCGAMFTNSGNLIVHLRSLNHEASELANYFQSSDFLVPDYLNQEQDETLGQYELGEHGFESSSSVQMPVISQVSSTQNCESTFPLGPLGGLADKEEDLPEQPKTVAGAEASREDPLKPGLSSITIE
- the ZBTB44 gene encoding zinc finger and BTB domain-containing protein 44 isoform X1, encoding MGVKTFTHNSPAHSQEMLGKLNMLRNDGHFCDITIRVQDKIFRAHKVVLAACSDFFRSKLVGQADDDSKNVLDLHHVTVTGFMPLLEYAYTATLSINTENIIDVLAAASYMQMFSVASTCSEFMKSSILWNTPSSQQEKVLDTGQENSANCNFTSHDGSLSPVSSECSVVERAIPVCRESRRKRKSYIVMSPESPLKCSTQTNSPQVLNPSASYAEPRSHPVDSSLAFPWTFPFGIDRRLQSEKVKQVDNSRTLEVPGPSDASRRIADYVACESTKASSPLVIEEDVRVKVERLSDEEVHEEVSQPVSASQSSLSDQQTVPGSEQVQEDLLISPQSSSIGSIDEGVTEGLPTLQSTSGGNVHADDDDRYGSQLENVQYPYQLYIAPSTSSTERPSPNGPDRPFQCPTCGVRFTRIQNLKQHMLIHSGIKPFQCDRCGKKFTRAYSLKMHRLKHEGKRCFRCQICSATFTSFGEYKHHMRVSRHIIRKPRIYECKTCGAMFTNSGNLIVHLRSLNHEASELANYFQSSDFLVPDYLNQEQDETLGQYELGEHGFESSSSVQMPVISQVSSTQNCESTFPLGPLGGLADKEEDLPEQPKTVAGAEASREDPLKPGLSSITIE